In Leptodactylus fuscus isolate aLepFus1 chromosome 9, aLepFus1.hap2, whole genome shotgun sequence, the genomic window GTATTCTTTAGTTACAATACTAATGAGTCTACATCCACTTGTGTTCTTTACCAAAATTCATCAAAATGTGACATTTGAATGATCCacattagtttttgtttttttacaggaaAAAACAGTAAAGATTTGCCACTCAGCTGGGAAGATCAAGTTGGTTATGCATTTACCGCAGGCATTCAGTACAAAAACAGAGGCCTAGTAGTAAATAAGACAGGCCTGCACTTTCTATATTCCTCCATCTACTTCCGGGGGAAGGATTGTCCTACCGAAGACTTGATGCATATTGTTTACAAGAAGTCTTTAAGGTATCCAGGAGAAATCAAACTCATGGAAACCAAAGAGAATCATAATTGTGCGCCAAAAGTTATGTGGGGAAGACACAGTTACCTCGGAGCAGTGTTCAACCTCACCACCTATGACGTAGTCTATGTTAATGTTTCCAGTGTTAACCTAGTTAACTTTGATGAAACCAAAACCTTCTTTGGCCTTTACAAATTATGATACGAACTGAACAATTCCCAATTGTATTAGATTTATTCTGATGTTGACATTTTATTATGAAGGCAACCACACCTTCAGATGGAAGATGTGCAATAAGAATATTTTTGAGGTTGTTATAGCCTAGAGATTTCTACACAGTTTCCATGTTTTAATGGATATGAATCATATTTCTCTTTTGTGGAGTTCAGAAATATTGAGTTGACATCATTGGACTATTTTAATTTC contains:
- the FASLG gene encoding tumor necrosis factor ligand superfamily member 6, with protein sequence MQHQNMRYAQQPVVWMNQHDRPIIMTHAPMQPPLPPPTFPDFRKKRRKDGTCTYLVIIFLLVLLALAGVALGTYKIIELQKELGGIKEYFSGAEQSPSSEKLTGLEYHPEKKEGRLAAHVTGKNSKDLPLSWEDQVGYAFTAGIQYKNRGLVVNKTGLHFLYSSIYFRGKDCPTEDLMHIVYKKSLRYPGEIKLMETKENHNCAPKVMWGRHSYLGAVFNLTTYDVVYVNVSSVNLVNFDETKTFFGLYKL